A stretch of the Salmo salar chromosome ssa20, Ssal_v3.1, whole genome shotgun sequence genome encodes the following:
- the LOC106581093 gene encoding CMP-N-acetylneuraminate-beta-galactosamide-alpha-2,3-sialyltransferase 4 isoform X1: protein MSLKTAKTWCFRLIAVVLFFVSYYCSYVFLQSYGGTSKSPPTPSKSLCGGWLKQKKWESLNFNISRQTQLFFKLDDFFWRHNQSTLALPYGIKGSELLLLKVLAIIASYKMPASIDGLDCRTCAVIGNGFAIKNSSLGGIINEYDVVIRLNDAPVRGYEDDVGNKTTMRLFYPESASYNPSMHNDPDTLMVLVPFKQQDLRWLKEILYDEKRVLDVCAHTSVLSASLVRKGFWKPPPQIWLGSTSRIRVLDPHFLHGTASSLLQIPLHPKRKQKPVHPTTGILAVFVALNYCDVVHIAGFGYPASKNQEHPIHYYGYDTMKSMKDSYHDLTHEAEALKKLEDSGAIMYLHPHS, encoded by the exons CATGGTGCTTTAGACTGattgctgttgttctgttctTCGTCTCCTACTACTGCTCCTATGTCTTCCTCCAGAG CTATGGAGGCACCAGCAAGTCTCCTCCAACTCCGAGCAAGTCACTGTGCGGTGGCTGGCTAAAGCAGAAGAAGTGGGAGAGCCTCAATTTTAA CATTAGCAGACAAACACAGCTCTTCTTCAAACTGGATGATTTCTTCTGGCGACATAATCAGTCCACTCTTGCATTACCCTACGGTATTAAAGGCAGTG AGTTGCTGCTGCTGAAGGTTTTAGCCATTATTGCCAGTTACAAAATGCCAGCCAGCATTGATGG TCTAGACTGCAGAACGTGTGCAGTCATAGGAAATGGGTTTGCCATTAAAAACAGCTCCTTGGGCGGCATCATCAACGAGTACGACGTGGTGATCCG GCTAAATGACGCCCCCGTCAGAGGTTATGAGGACGACGTGGGGAACAAGACCACTATGCGTCTCTTCTACCCTGAGTCGGCCTCCTACAACCCCAGCATGCACAATGACCCTGACACCCTCATGGTCCTAGTGCCTTTCAAACAGCAGGACCTCCGCTGGCTCAAAGAGATCCTGTACGACGAGAAGAGGGTACTGGATGTGTGCGCGCACACCTCCGTTTTATCTGCTTCCCTG GTGAGGAAGGGTTTCTGGAAGCCCCCTCCACAGATCTGGCTAGGCAGTACCAGTCGCATCCGGGTGCTGGATCCTCACTTCCTGCATGGGACGGCCAGCAGTCTGCTACAAATCCCCCTTCACCCAAAGAGAAAACAG AAACCAGTACACCCCACCACAGGGATCCTAGCTGTGTTTGTGGCACTCAACTACTGTGACGTGGTGCACATAGCTGGGTTTGGATATCCAGCATCCAAAAACCAGGAGCATCCTATACACTACTACGGATATGACACTATGAAATCCATGAAG GATTCCTACCATGACCTTACCCACGAAGCAGAAGCCTTAAAAAAACTAGAAGATTCGGGGGCTATCATGTACTTACACCCTCACTcctga
- the LOC106581093 gene encoding CMP-N-acetylneuraminate-beta-galactosamide-alpha-2,3-sialyltransferase 4 isoform X2, whose amino-acid sequence MSLKTAKTWCFRLIAVVLFFVSYYCSYVFLQSYGGTSKSPPTPSKSLCGGWLKQKKWESLNFNISRQTQLFFKLDDFFWRHNQSTLALPYGIKGSELLLLKVLAIIASYKMPASIDGLDCRTCAVIGNGFAIKNSSLGGIINEYDVVIRLNDAPVRGYEDDVGNKTTMRLFYPESASYNPSMHNDPDTLMVLVPFKQQDLRWLKEILYDEKRVRKGFWKPPPQIWLGSTSRIRVLDPHFLHGTASSLLQIPLHPKRKQKPVHPTTGILAVFVALNYCDVVHIAGFGYPASKNQEHPIHYYGYDTMKSMKDSYHDLTHEAEALKKLEDSGAIMYLHPHS is encoded by the exons CATGGTGCTTTAGACTGattgctgttgttctgttctTCGTCTCCTACTACTGCTCCTATGTCTTCCTCCAGAG CTATGGAGGCACCAGCAAGTCTCCTCCAACTCCGAGCAAGTCACTGTGCGGTGGCTGGCTAAAGCAGAAGAAGTGGGAGAGCCTCAATTTTAA CATTAGCAGACAAACACAGCTCTTCTTCAAACTGGATGATTTCTTCTGGCGACATAATCAGTCCACTCTTGCATTACCCTACGGTATTAAAGGCAGTG AGTTGCTGCTGCTGAAGGTTTTAGCCATTATTGCCAGTTACAAAATGCCAGCCAGCATTGATGG TCTAGACTGCAGAACGTGTGCAGTCATAGGAAATGGGTTTGCCATTAAAAACAGCTCCTTGGGCGGCATCATCAACGAGTACGACGTGGTGATCCG GCTAAATGACGCCCCCGTCAGAGGTTATGAGGACGACGTGGGGAACAAGACCACTATGCGTCTCTTCTACCCTGAGTCGGCCTCCTACAACCCCAGCATGCACAATGACCCTGACACCCTCATGGTCCTAGTGCCTTTCAAACAGCAGGACCTCCGCTGGCTCAAAGAGATCCTGTACGACGAGAAGAGG GTGAGGAAGGGTTTCTGGAAGCCCCCTCCACAGATCTGGCTAGGCAGTACCAGTCGCATCCGGGTGCTGGATCCTCACTTCCTGCATGGGACGGCCAGCAGTCTGCTACAAATCCCCCTTCACCCAAAGAGAAAACAG AAACCAGTACACCCCACCACAGGGATCCTAGCTGTGTTTGTGGCACTCAACTACTGTGACGTGGTGCACATAGCTGGGTTTGGATATCCAGCATCCAAAAACCAGGAGCATCCTATACACTACTACGGATATGACACTATGAAATCCATGAAG GATTCCTACCATGACCTTACCCACGAAGCAGAAGCCTTAAAAAAACTAGAAGATTCGGGGGCTATCATGTACTTACACCCTCACTcctga
- the LOC106581093 gene encoding CMP-N-acetylneuraminate-beta-galactosamide-alpha-2,3-sialyltransferase 4 isoform X3, with protein MSLKTAKTWCFRLIAVVLFFVSYYCSYVFLQSYGGTSKSPPTPSKSLCGGWLKQKKWESLNFNLDCRTCAVIGNGFAIKNSSLGGIINEYDVVIRLNDAPVRGYEDDVGNKTTMRLFYPESASYNPSMHNDPDTLMVLVPFKQQDLRWLKEILYDEKRVLDVCAHTSVLSASLVRKGFWKPPPQIWLGSTSRIRVLDPHFLHGTASSLLQIPLHPKRKQKPVHPTTGILAVFVALNYCDVVHIAGFGYPASKNQEHPIHYYGYDTMKSMKDSYHDLTHEAEALKKLEDSGAIMYLHPHS; from the exons CATGGTGCTTTAGACTGattgctgttgttctgttctTCGTCTCCTACTACTGCTCCTATGTCTTCCTCCAGAG CTATGGAGGCACCAGCAAGTCTCCTCCAACTCCGAGCAAGTCACTGTGCGGTGGCTGGCTAAAGCAGAAGAAGTGGGAGAGCCTCAATTTTAA TCTAGACTGCAGAACGTGTGCAGTCATAGGAAATGGGTTTGCCATTAAAAACAGCTCCTTGGGCGGCATCATCAACGAGTACGACGTGGTGATCCG GCTAAATGACGCCCCCGTCAGAGGTTATGAGGACGACGTGGGGAACAAGACCACTATGCGTCTCTTCTACCCTGAGTCGGCCTCCTACAACCCCAGCATGCACAATGACCCTGACACCCTCATGGTCCTAGTGCCTTTCAAACAGCAGGACCTCCGCTGGCTCAAAGAGATCCTGTACGACGAGAAGAGGGTACTGGATGTGTGCGCGCACACCTCCGTTTTATCTGCTTCCCTG GTGAGGAAGGGTTTCTGGAAGCCCCCTCCACAGATCTGGCTAGGCAGTACCAGTCGCATCCGGGTGCTGGATCCTCACTTCCTGCATGGGACGGCCAGCAGTCTGCTACAAATCCCCCTTCACCCAAAGAGAAAACAG AAACCAGTACACCCCACCACAGGGATCCTAGCTGTGTTTGTGGCACTCAACTACTGTGACGTGGTGCACATAGCTGGGTTTGGATATCCAGCATCCAAAAACCAGGAGCATCCTATACACTACTACGGATATGACACTATGAAATCCATGAAG GATTCCTACCATGACCTTACCCACGAAGCAGAAGCCTTAAAAAAACTAGAAGATTCGGGGGCTATCATGTACTTACACCCTCACTcctga